The Lactuca sativa cultivar Salinas chromosome 2, Lsat_Salinas_v11, whole genome shotgun sequence genome includes a window with the following:
- the LOC111920517 gene encoding DNA-binding protein BIN4 isoform X2, with the protein MSTSSREYSPDWLRNAQAPTTSILMLSSSSESLPGGSDDDTDDRLPISSVTKKTSKVKSPSKNLSTKRKGLGENEGNKGKGGKSPEKKPKTPVWTLPSDFEYELSEHDPKEEEEEEELKTRLKMEEDMMETQGKQENDGDVKVLERQTTEKQTGSYISSSRLPLVLADKVQRSKALVECEGESIDLSGDLGSVGRVVVSDCPSGNQDVLLDLKGTIYKMTILPSRTFCVVSFGQSEAKIEAIMDDFIQLKPQSNVYEAETMVEGTLEGFSFDSEDEAANRQTGDENKGADAADPQTKTNGKGKGKAEKTSSVSGAAKRKAKTTAAKKPPKKATRKAPAAKKSKAKK; encoded by the exons ATGAGCACCTCGTCTAGAGAGTATTCTCCAGATTGGCTTCGTAATGCCCAG GCACCAACAACATCAATTTTGATGTTGTCCTCGAGTTCTGAATCTCTTCCGGGTGGTAGTGATGATGATACAGATGATCGGCTTCCTATAAGCTCTGTGACCAAGAAAACATCAAAAGTGAAGTCTCCAAGTAAAAATCTGAGTACGAAGAGGAAGGGGCTTGGTGAAAATGAAG GTAACAAGGGGAAAGGGGGTAAATCTCCAGAGAAA AAGCCTAAAACACCAGTTTGGACGTTGCCATCGGATTTTGAATATGAGTTGTCTGAGCATGATCcaaaggaggaggaggaggaggaggaattgAAGACGAGGCTAAAGATGGAAGAAGATATGATGGAGACACAAGGGAAACAAG AGAATGATGGAGATGTAAAGGTTTTAGAAAGACAAACAACTGAGAAGCAAACAGGATCTTAT ATTTCATCTTCGAGGTTGCCTTTGGTGCTTGCAGATAAAGTCCAACGTTCAAAG GCACTTGTGGAGTGTGAAGGCGAATCCATTGATCTAAGTGGTGATTTGGGTTCTGTTGGGAGGGTGGTTGTTTCAGATTGCCCATCTGGCAATCAAGATGTACTTTTGGATTTGAAAG GAACCATCTACAAAATGACAATACTGCCTTCAAGAACTTTCTGTGTT GTTAGTTTTGGGCAATCAGAAGCCAAG ATAGAGGCAATCATGGATGACTTTATTCAGCTGAAGCCACAGTCAAATGTCTATGAAGCTGAAACCATGGTTGAAG GAACCCTGGAAGGATTTTCTTTTGATTCTGAAGATGAAGCTGCGAATCGTCAAACTGGCGATGAAAACAAGGGGGCTGATGCTGCTGATCCACAAACCAAAACCAATggcaaaggaaaaggaaaagccGAGAAAACATCATCTGTATCT GGAGCAGCAAAAAGGAAGGCAAAAACAACTGCTGCCAAAAAGCCACCAAAGAAGGCTACCAGGAAAGCTCCAGCTGCAAAGAAATCCAAGGCAAAAAAATGA
- the LOC111920517 gene encoding DNA-binding protein BIN4 isoform X1, with protein MSTSSREYSPDWLRNAQAPTTSILMLSSSSESLPGGSDDDTDDRLPISSVTKKTSKVKSPSKNLSTKRKGLGENEGNKGKGGKSPEKKPKTPVWTLPSDFEYELSEHDPKEEEEEEELKTRLKMEEDMMETQGKQENDGDVKVLERQTTEKQTGSYISSSRLPLVLADKVQRSKALVECEGESIDLSGDLGSVGRVVVSDCPSGNQDVLLDLKVFFISGTIYKMTILPSRTFCVVSFGQSEAKIEAIMDDFIQLKPQSNVYEAETMVEGTLEGFSFDSEDEAANRQTGDENKGADAADPQTKTNGKGKGKAEKTSSVSGAAKRKAKTTAAKKPPKKATRKAPAAKKSKAKK; from the exons ATGAGCACCTCGTCTAGAGAGTATTCTCCAGATTGGCTTCGTAATGCCCAG GCACCAACAACATCAATTTTGATGTTGTCCTCGAGTTCTGAATCTCTTCCGGGTGGTAGTGATGATGATACAGATGATCGGCTTCCTATAAGCTCTGTGACCAAGAAAACATCAAAAGTGAAGTCTCCAAGTAAAAATCTGAGTACGAAGAGGAAGGGGCTTGGTGAAAATGAAG GTAACAAGGGGAAAGGGGGTAAATCTCCAGAGAAA AAGCCTAAAACACCAGTTTGGACGTTGCCATCGGATTTTGAATATGAGTTGTCTGAGCATGATCcaaaggaggaggaggaggaggaggaattgAAGACGAGGCTAAAGATGGAAGAAGATATGATGGAGACACAAGGGAAACAAG AGAATGATGGAGATGTAAAGGTTTTAGAAAGACAAACAACTGAGAAGCAAACAGGATCTTAT ATTTCATCTTCGAGGTTGCCTTTGGTGCTTGCAGATAAAGTCCAACGTTCAAAG GCACTTGTGGAGTGTGAAGGCGAATCCATTGATCTAAGTGGTGATTTGGGTTCTGTTGGGAGGGTGGTTGTTTCAGATTGCCCATCTGGCAATCAAGATGTACTTTTGGATTTGAAAG TATTTTTCATTTCAGGAACCATCTACAAAATGACAATACTGCCTTCAAGAACTTTCTGTGTT GTTAGTTTTGGGCAATCAGAAGCCAAG ATAGAGGCAATCATGGATGACTTTATTCAGCTGAAGCCACAGTCAAATGTCTATGAAGCTGAAACCATGGTTGAAG GAACCCTGGAAGGATTTTCTTTTGATTCTGAAGATGAAGCTGCGAATCGTCAAACTGGCGATGAAAACAAGGGGGCTGATGCTGCTGATCCACAAACCAAAACCAATggcaaaggaaaaggaaaagccGAGAAAACATCATCTGTATCT GGAGCAGCAAAAAGGAAGGCAAAAACAACTGCTGCCAAAAAGCCACCAAAGAAGGCTACCAGGAAAGCTCCAGCTGCAAAGAAATCCAAGGCAAAAAAATGA